In Streptococcus gallolyticus subsp. gallolyticus DSM 16831, the sequence TTAATTATAAACTCGGCCTAACGACCAACGAAGGTATTGCCAGTGCTAGCGACGGCTTATTATCATTAGACCGTGTCCGTATCTTGCCGACAACAACTGCTGATAGCCTTATCGCAAGTATTAGCTAACATATCATAAAAGCCCCCTTTCAAAAAAAGAGGGCTTTCTTGCTATAATCGTATTGTTATCAGCTTATTGCTATTTATTTTTCTTATGATTTCTAACGAAACTATAGATTAAGAAAGCTAAATTTCCTAAAAAAAGCGCCGACCATAAATACACAAATACCATATTTGAATGGGCAATATTGTAAATAATTGCCACAAAGAAAATAATCAAATAGATGACTGACATGTAATAAAAAGAATTATTTTGCATACGTCACAGCTCCTTCAACCTGTCATATCTTATCATAATTTTAGAAGGCTGTCTATTATTGGGCAGAGCTCTAAAAATTTTCGTATTATATTATAGAAAAAACTTACCAAAACTAGATAAAACGAAGCTTAATTGGATCGAAATTTTATATTTATCTTATTAACTAAGCAATCATAAATGCGGTTTCATTTTGTAAAAATATTTTTATGTGGGCCTTATTTTATCTATACTTTAGGTTAGAGTGGTATAATGGAACTAATATATAGCTATAAACAAGGAGCTCCCAACTCTCGTTTTCTTTGTTTTCCTGTTAGGAAGGGGTCGCAGCATGATAGACGGAAAAACAAAACAAACTAAAGAAACCAAGGATAGGCTTTTTCAAGCTCTTATCTCCCTAATGGAAAATAAAAGCTACGAAGAAATCAAAATTAAGGATATTCTTGATTTGTCAGGCGTTTCAAGACGAACATTTTACCGACATTTTGCCAATAAAAATGAATTACTAAATCACTATTTTGAACAAATTATCAATCGTTACCTTACTGAAAGAAAGTATTTTACTGAAACGGATAATTTTGAGGATATGTTGGCTGAATCAATGAACTTTTGGTATCAAGAACGTGAAACATTGCACATCTTGATAAAACACCAACACTACGATTTTTTCTTTCACCAATTCAACGAGCATGCCAAGGAAGTTTACATGAGTATCACACTTCCATGGTTCGCTTACAGCGGGAAAATTGATACCCAAAATTATGCAATGAGCTTTATCGTTGGCGGTTACTACAACACCTTGCGCAATTGGCTCATGCAGGAAAATCCAGAAGAACCAAAGAAAATTGCTCACGACATCCAACGAATGATTATCAAACTGACCGATTTCTTTGATTTAGACGAAACAAATAACATTGATAACCTTTAACAAATAAAATCGACTCTGTATTCCATGCAAAATCAAGGTTGGCATAGAATATAGAGTCTGTTTTTCTGTTCTAAAATCATTAATTATCTGCGTTGTCGTCATACAATTTTTTTAGACCAACCAATGTCTTATAGTAGTCGTTCAGCAACTCAGTCTTACGGTCTGAATCATTTAAATAATCTTCTGCTGTTGTATAGTATTTATATAGATTAGCATATTGTTTGGCTACATCATCTGTATCAACCTCTTTTTTATTTTCAGCTTTTTCTTTAGCATCCTCAAGATAATCTGAATACGATTCATTTACATGGTCTAACCAATAATAACGTTTCTTTTCTTTCGCTTCGTGATCGTCTTCATTTTCAAGGTCAACATTCCCCGTCAAGTAATTGTAAGTTACTCCTGCACCCGCTAAATTAGAGACCGCTTTATTATCACCTAAATGATCAGGTAAGTTACTAAAACCACCTAACGTAGAATTGCTACATCCCACTACTAAAAATAGCGATACTACTGATAACACAAAAATTGCAATTTTTTTCATAATATTCTCCCAAGTTCAATAGTTTATCCAAATTACACTCAATATATTAGGTATAGTCAATGAATTAAGTATGATATTTTGAAACTTGTAATCCAAAATGTGAAAGCGAGCAACAAAATGATTACTTATGACCCATTTTATAAAACCTTAAATAAGAAAAATATGTCTGAATATGAGCTGATATTTAAACATGGAATATCTGCAAACACTCTACATCGAATGAAAAAGGGTGAAGCTATCACTACAAAAACATTAGATACATTGTGTTTCATACTTGACTGTAAAGTCGAAGAGGTTATAGAATACCGAAACGAATAACCGCCCCTTTTTTGCCCCTTTTCTTAAGATACAAAAAAACCGCTAGTCCTAAGACCAGCGGGTTTATGCGTTTTATTAGGCTACTTGAGTAGTTACCCTATTATTTAAGAGT encodes:
- a CDS encoding TetR/AcrR family transcriptional regulator is translated as MIDGKTKQTKETKDRLFQALISLMENKSYEEIKIKDILDLSGVSRRTFYRHFANKNELLNHYFEQIINRYLTERKYFTETDNFEDMLAESMNFWYQERETLHILIKHQHYDFFFHQFNEHAKEVYMSITLPWFAYSGKIDTQNYAMSFIVGGYYNTLRNWLMQENPEEPKKIAHDIQRMIIKLTDFFDLDETNNIDNL
- a CDS encoding helix-turn-helix domain-containing protein, which gives rise to MITYDPFYKTLNKKNMSEYELIFKHGISANTLHRMKKGEAITTKTLDTLCFILDCKVEEVIEYRNE